In a genomic window of Thiolapillus brandeum:
- a CDS encoding SGNH/GDSL hydrolase family protein, whose translation MTCGKASIPGLLLGLILLGLSACSDQNSAMNRSEPPLPQVTDAQLDALSGKTFYFAHQSVGYNIVDGIARVLARLGRPGLFSIRELQPGQPVPEVGVLHSKVGNNGDPESKLSEFQNYLDERLGDARPDMAMLKFCYLDIDKGTDVSALADEYDQSLKEVGRKHPETLMIYSTIPLRVFNDSWKARIKRWLDMDVWGDEANIKRNEYNALIRKKYAQTGRLADVAAWESTYPDGKPHRIKLFGKEYAELIPEYSNDGKHLNDYGQQVVAGRLLELLATMGR comes from the coding sequence ATGACATGTGGAAAAGCATCGATACCGGGTCTGCTGCTGGGCCTGATCTTGTTGGGCCTGTCCGCCTGCAGTGACCAGAACAGCGCCATGAACAGGAGTGAGCCTCCACTGCCTCAAGTCACGGATGCACAACTGGATGCTCTGTCCGGCAAGACCTTCTATTTTGCTCATCAGTCTGTGGGTTACAACATCGTCGATGGGATTGCCAGGGTGCTTGCCCGGCTGGGCCGCCCGGGATTGTTCTCGATCCGGGAACTGCAGCCTGGCCAGCCTGTGCCGGAAGTCGGAGTGTTACATTCCAAGGTGGGCAACAATGGTGACCCCGAAAGCAAGTTGAGTGAGTTTCAAAACTATCTGGATGAGCGATTGGGGGATGCCAGGCCGGATATGGCGATGCTCAAGTTCTGTTACCTGGATATTGACAAGGGAACGGATGTATCCGCATTGGCCGATGAATATGACCAGTCTCTGAAAGAGGTGGGCAGAAAACATCCGGAAACCCTCATGATATATTCCACGATACCACTGCGGGTATTCAACGACAGCTGGAAAGCCAGGATCAAGCGTTGGCTGGATATGGATGTTTGGGGGGACGAGGCGAATATCAAGCGGAATGAGTACAATGCCCTGATCCGGAAAAAGTATGCTCAGACAGGGCGATTGGCGGATGTGGCTGCCTGGGAATCCACCTATCCTGATGGAAAGCCGCACCGTATCAAACTGTTTGGCAAAGAGTATGCCGAGTTGATTCCGGAGTATTCGAATGACGGCAAGCACCTTAACGACTACGGTCAGCAGGTTGTTGCCGGGCGGCTGCTGGAACTGCTGGCCACTATGGGAAGATAA
- a CDS encoding NAD-dependent epimerase/dehydratase family protein yields MGQGKATAYAKLQDRLKEAPSVWLITGVAGFIGSNLLETLLKLDQKVVGLDNFSTGFQHNLDEVQTRVSETQWNNFRFIEGDTRNPDDCANACSGVDYVLHEAALGSVPRSVEDPALTNENNISGFLNMLIAARDAGVKRFVYAASSSTYGDHPGLPKVENQIGNPLSPYAVTKLVNELYAQVFARTYGFKTIGLRYFNIFGRRQDPDGAYAAVIPKWFAALIKGETLYINGDGSTSRDFCYIDNCVQANLLAAVAQKDAALDQVYNVAYGERTSLNELFGLIQERVARVYPSAKDMQPVYRDFRVGDVKHSLADISKSRELLGYDPAFSIETGLDQASSWYLDHLA; encoded by the coding sequence ATGGGCCAGGGGAAGGCTACGGCCTATGCGAAACTTCAGGATCGGCTGAAGGAAGCGCCGTCTGTCTGGCTGATAACGGGGGTCGCCGGATTCATTGGGTCGAATCTTTTGGAAACCCTGTTGAAGCTCGATCAAAAGGTGGTGGGTCTGGATAACTTTTCCACCGGGTTTCAACATAATCTGGATGAAGTACAGACCCGGGTCAGTGAAACCCAGTGGAACAATTTCCGGTTTATCGAAGGTGATACGAGAAACCCGGATGACTGTGCCAATGCCTGTTCCGGTGTGGATTATGTGCTGCACGAAGCAGCGCTGGGGTCAGTGCCGCGTTCCGTGGAAGATCCTGCACTGACCAATGAGAACAATATCAGCGGCTTTCTCAATATGCTGATTGCTGCCAGGGATGCCGGTGTAAAGCGTTTCGTGTATGCGGCTTCCAGTTCAACTTATGGTGATCACCCGGGTCTTCCCAAGGTCGAGAACCAGATTGGCAATCCTCTGTCGCCTTACGCAGTCACCAAGCTGGTGAACGAGCTCTATGCCCAGGTATTCGCCCGTACCTATGGCTTCAAGACCATTGGTTTGCGTTATTTCAATATTTTTGGCCGCCGCCAGGATCCCGATGGTGCTTATGCCGCTGTGATCCCCAAATGGTTTGCTGCGCTGATCAAGGGAGAGACCCTTTACATCAATGGCGATGGCAGTACCAGCCGGGATTTCTGTTACATCGACAACTGTGTACAGGCCAACTTGCTTGCGGCGGTTGCGCAAAAGGATGCCGCCCTGGATCAGGTCTATAATGTTGCTTATGGTGAGCGTACCTCACTGAATGAACTGTTTGGGCTGATACAGGAACGGGTAGCCCGAGTTTATCCATCGGCCAAAGACATGCAGCCGGTATACCGGGATTTCCGCGTGGGAGATGTCAAACATTCCCTGGCGGATATCAGCAAATCCAGGGAATTGCTGGGTTATGACCCTGCTTTTTCCATTGAAACAGGACTGGATCAGGCATCCTCGTGGTATTTGGATCACCTGGCCTGA
- a CDS encoding nucleotide sugar dehydrogenase — MIVNSSSVIGVVGLGYVGLPLAIEFGKQYKTIGLDLKEEVIACYRDGSDPTGEVDDEEFEAAEKLVFTTNAGDLSEADYLIVAVPTPIDEANQPDLSPLVGATRTAGQVLKKGATVVFESTVYPGLTEEVCVPILEKESGLKWKQDFHVGYSPERINPGDKVHTLTRIVKVVSGDDAQCLDAVAALYESVIEAGVFRAASIKEAEAAKVIENTQRDLNIALINELAIIFDRLGIDTLHVLEAAGSKWNFLPFRPGLVGGHCIGVDPYYLTHKAEAVGYNPQVILAGRRINDNMGKFVAEKTVKLLLSNNHQPGVSKVGILGLTFKEDCPDLRNSKVVDIISELEEYGIEPMVYDPVAARKEAEAYMGKTMADLADFKNLGALIIAVPHKQFRDMPAGAFMDMLSEDGCLLDVKSMLDPEKIPAQTTFWRL, encoded by the coding sequence ATGATTGTGAATTCTTCATCCGTTATCGGCGTTGTGGGCCTGGGTTATGTCGGACTGCCCCTGGCCATCGAGTTCGGTAAACAGTACAAGACCATCGGCCTGGATCTCAAGGAGGAAGTCATCGCCTGTTACCGTGATGGTTCCGATCCCACGGGAGAGGTGGACGACGAGGAGTTCGAGGCGGCTGAAAAACTGGTTTTTACCACCAATGCCGGGGATCTGTCAGAGGCAGACTATCTTATTGTAGCGGTTCCCACGCCTATCGATGAGGCCAACCAACCGGATCTTTCACCCCTGGTAGGCGCCACCCGTACTGCCGGGCAGGTGTTGAAAAAGGGGGCTACAGTAGTATTTGAGTCCACTGTCTATCCCGGGCTGACGGAAGAGGTCTGTGTGCCGATCCTGGAAAAGGAATCCGGCCTGAAATGGAAGCAGGACTTTCACGTGGGCTATTCTCCCGAACGCATCAATCCGGGTGACAAGGTGCATACCCTGACCCGCATCGTGAAAGTCGTTTCCGGTGATGATGCTCAATGTCTGGATGCCGTTGCCGCCTTGTACGAATCAGTGATCGAGGCGGGAGTTTTTCGCGCCGCCTCCATCAAGGAGGCCGAAGCAGCCAAAGTCATCGAAAACACCCAGCGGGATCTGAATATCGCGCTTATCAATGAACTGGCCATCATCTTCGATCGCCTGGGTATAGACACCCTGCATGTCCTCGAAGCCGCTGGTTCCAAATGGAACTTCCTGCCTTTTCGTCCGGGACTGGTTGGCGGGCACTGCATTGGCGTGGATCCGTATTATCTGACACACAAGGCGGAAGCTGTGGGCTATAACCCACAGGTTATCCTTGCGGGTCGGCGCATCAACGACAATATGGGCAAGTTTGTGGCCGAGAAGACGGTGAAGCTGTTGTTGTCCAACAATCATCAGCCCGGGGTGAGCAAGGTGGGTATCCTTGGGTTGACCTTCAAGGAAGATTGTCCGGATCTGAGAAATTCCAAGGTCGTGGACATCATCAGTGAACTCGAGGAATATGGTATCGAACCCATGGTTTACGATCCTGTGGCCGCGAGAAAGGAGGCGGAGGCCTATATGGGCAAGACCATGGCGGATCTCGCCGACTTCAAGAACCTGGGTGCCCTGATCATTGCCGTGCCCCATAAACAGTTCCGGGATATGCCAGCCGGGGCTTTTATGGATATGCTGTCCGAGGATGGTTGCCTGCTGGATGTGAAATCCATGCTGGACCCTGAGAAAATCCCCGCACAGACTACTTTCTGGCGGCTCTGA
- a CDS encoding LysR family transcriptional regulator, which translates to MYLGVSHLRCLEALAATGSLTAAAQRLHLTQSALSHQIKGLEQHFGVTLFRRKSRPLNLTPAGERLLSLARDVLPLMEGCEYALERMGHGKTGRLHIAIECHSCFKWLMPTLDSYRESWPEVELDLTQAHSFDPLPALRSGRVDLVITSDPQVDPALVFHPLFSYESLLAVASNHVLAQQEYVRPADLADETLITYPVDPARLDVFSRFLSPAGVQPAAIRRVELTPLIIQLVASGRGVCALPAWALEEYRKGNQLQMLRLGRTGVRATLYAGIRAEDDSADYLSAFLQQASRTCFAQLPDIRQP; encoded by the coding sequence ATGTATCTTGGCGTGTCTCATTTGCGTTGCCTGGAAGCCCTGGCGGCAACCGGCAGCCTCACTGCTGCGGCTCAAAGGCTGCATCTCACCCAATCCGCCTTGTCTCACCAGATCAAAGGGCTGGAGCAGCATTTCGGTGTCACCCTGTTCCGCCGCAAGAGCCGCCCCTTGAATCTGACCCCGGCGGGAGAACGGCTGCTGTCACTGGCCCGGGATGTGCTGCCACTGATGGAAGGTTGTGAATACGCCCTGGAACGCATGGGGCATGGAAAGACCGGGCGTCTGCACATCGCAATCGAATGCCACAGCTGTTTCAAATGGTTGATGCCGACCCTGGACAGTTACCGGGAGTCATGGCCGGAGGTGGAACTGGATCTCACTCAGGCGCACAGTTTCGATCCCCTGCCGGCCCTGCGTTCCGGTCGGGTGGATCTGGTCATTACCTCTGATCCCCAGGTGGATCCCGCGTTGGTCTTTCATCCTTTGTTCAGCTATGAATCCCTGTTGGCCGTCGCTTCGAATCATGTTCTTGCGCAACAGGAGTATGTCAGGCCTGCGGATCTGGCCGATGAAACCCTGATCACCTATCCCGTGGATCCGGCAAGGCTGGACGTGTTCTCCCGTTTTCTGTCCCCGGCCGGGGTACAACCCGCTGCTATCCGGCGGGTGGAGCTCACTCCCCTGATAATACAGTTGGTGGCCAGTGGTCGGGGGGTATGTGCGCTGCCGGCCTGGGCATTGGAGGAATACCGCAAAGGGAATCAGCTGCAAATGCTGCGTTTGGGAAGAACGGGAGTGCGGGCCACTTTGTATGCCGGTATCCGCGCAGAGGATGATTCCGCCGATTACCTGAGTGCATTTTTACAGCAGGCGTCCCGAACCTGTTTTGCACAATTGCCTGATATACGCCAGCCTTGA
- the metE gene encoding 5-methyltetrahydropteroyltriglutamate--homocysteine S-methyltransferase encodes MTLLHNSGFPRIGHKRELKFALERYWRGEDSLEKLESTAADLRARHWQLQQDAGLDLIPVNDFSLYDQILDHSLLLSAVPSRFGDLSRLTHADAAFCIARGKNAQGQPVAAGEMTKWFDTNYHFIVPELRRGQQFLIGSNKLFEEVAEARALGHTNIKPVLPGPLTWLWLSKTGEAEFDRLELLDSLVEAYGEILLRLAGLGVEWVQLDEPALALDLPAAWKQAYESAYSRLQGTPVKLLLATYFGPLKDNLHLAARLPVDGLHLDAVRAPGELLNLADHLPAYKVLSAGIIDGRNIWRSDLAQALTVLDPLKQRLGKRLWLAPSCSLLHVPVDLLSEAELDKELKDWMAFAVQKLDELALLKQGLHATGEQRSLLLADNTRAAQTRRQSTRIHNPGVQERLQSLTADMAQRHSDYRKRRPQQISLPLFPTTTIGSFPQTAEIRQARRKFRQGQMDAAGYREKMREEIRKVVKIQERLGLDVLVHGEAERNDMVEYFGEQLEGFAFTRFGWVQSYGSRCVKPPILFGDVSRPAPMTVEWSSYAQSLTERPMKGMLTGPVTILNWSFVRNDQPRASTCRQLALALRDEVRDLERAGIRVIQIDEAALREGLPLRRSDWQEYLDWAVESFRISAAAVQDSTQIHTHMCYSEFNDIMPFIAAMDADVITIETSRSHMELLDAFRDFDYPAEIGPGVYDIHSANIPRQEDILALLKKALERIPAEHLWINPDCGLKTRTWEEVQPALENMLAAARQLRQQHQKQNRARA; translated from the coding sequence ATGACACTTCTTCACAACTCCGGATTCCCCCGCATTGGTCACAAACGCGAACTCAAGTTTGCCCTGGAACGCTACTGGCGCGGGGAAGACAGCCTGGAAAAACTGGAATCCACGGCTGCCGATCTGCGCGCCAGGCACTGGCAACTGCAACAGGATGCAGGACTGGACCTGATCCCGGTGAACGATTTTTCCCTGTACGATCAGATACTGGATCACAGCCTGCTGTTGAGCGCCGTGCCATCCCGATTTGGTGACCTCTCCAGGCTCACTCATGCCGATGCAGCCTTCTGTATCGCCAGAGGCAAAAACGCCCAGGGGCAACCTGTCGCCGCCGGAGAGATGACCAAGTGGTTCGACACCAACTACCATTTCATCGTCCCGGAACTGCGGCGCGGCCAGCAGTTCCTTATCGGCAGCAACAAACTCTTCGAGGAAGTGGCGGAAGCCAGGGCCCTGGGCCACACCAACATCAAACCCGTATTGCCCGGCCCCCTCACCTGGCTGTGGCTGAGCAAGACCGGAGAAGCTGAATTCGATCGTCTGGAGCTGCTGGACAGTCTTGTGGAAGCCTATGGGGAAATTCTCCTGAGACTTGCCGGGCTTGGCGTGGAATGGGTGCAACTGGATGAACCTGCCCTGGCACTGGATCTGCCTGCGGCCTGGAAACAAGCCTACGAAAGCGCTTACAGCCGCTTGCAGGGAACACCCGTGAAACTCCTGCTGGCCACCTATTTCGGACCATTGAAGGACAATCTGCACCTGGCGGCCCGGCTTCCCGTGGACGGCCTGCATCTGGACGCCGTACGGGCTCCCGGTGAACTGCTCAATCTGGCCGACCATCTTCCCGCCTACAAGGTATTGTCTGCCGGAATCATCGATGGTCGCAACATCTGGCGTTCAGACCTGGCACAGGCCCTGACTGTCCTGGATCCCCTGAAACAGCGCCTGGGAAAACGCCTGTGGCTGGCACCTTCCTGCTCCCTGCTGCATGTGCCCGTGGATCTGCTCTCAGAAGCCGAGCTGGACAAAGAGCTGAAAGACTGGATGGCCTTCGCCGTACAAAAACTGGACGAACTTGCCTTGTTGAAACAGGGGCTGCACGCCACCGGGGAACAACGCAGTTTACTCCTGGCGGACAACACCCGGGCAGCGCAAACCCGCCGGCAATCCACCCGAATTCACAACCCCGGGGTTCAGGAACGGCTGCAATCCCTCACCGCCGACATGGCTCAGCGTCACAGCGACTACCGGAAACGCCGCCCACAACAGATCAGCCTGCCATTGTTTCCCACCACCACTATCGGTTCCTTTCCCCAGACAGCGGAAATCCGCCAGGCCCGCCGGAAATTCCGCCAGGGACAGATGGACGCAGCCGGTTACCGGGAAAAGATGCGCGAAGAAATCCGCAAAGTGGTGAAAATCCAGGAACGCCTGGGGCTGGACGTTCTGGTTCACGGCGAAGCGGAACGCAACGACATGGTGGAATACTTTGGCGAGCAGCTGGAGGGTTTCGCCTTCACCCGTTTTGGCTGGGTGCAATCCTATGGCTCCCGCTGCGTCAAGCCGCCCATACTGTTCGGCGATGTGAGCCGCCCCGCTCCCATGACCGTGGAATGGTCAAGCTATGCCCAGTCCCTTACAGAGCGCCCCATGAAAGGCATGCTCACCGGACCGGTCACCATTCTCAACTGGTCATTCGTACGCAATGACCAGCCCCGCGCCAGCACCTGCCGGCAACTGGCCCTGGCCTTGCGCGATGAGGTGCGGGATCTGGAACGGGCAGGTATCAGGGTGATCCAGATCGATGAAGCCGCCCTGCGCGAAGGACTGCCCCTGCGCCGCTCCGACTGGCAGGAATACCTGGACTGGGCGGTGGAGTCCTTCCGCATCAGCGCAGCCGCAGTACAGGACAGCACCCAGATTCACACCCATATGTGCTACTCGGAGTTCAACGACATCATGCCATTCATTGCCGCCATGGATGCCGACGTGATCACCATCGAAACCTCGCGTTCGCACATGGAACTGCTGGACGCCTTCCGCGACTTCGATTACCCGGCGGAGATCGGCCCCGGTGTCTATGACATCCACTCGGCCAACATCCCCCGCCAGGAAGACATCCTGGCCCTGCTGAAAAAAGCCCTGGAGCGCATTCCTGCAGAACATCTTTGGATCAATCCGGACTGCGGCCTCAAGACCAGAACCTGGGAAGAAGTACAGCCGGCACTGGAAAACATGCTGGCAGCGGCCCGCCAGCTTCGGCAGCAACACCAGAAACAGAACCGCGCCAGGGCCTGA